CAGATGAATTATTGCCTAAAACAACAGGTCTTATGCCGCTAATCGGCGATGGTTGTAACTTTACTCTCGTATGCTCGTAtggtaaaatatttgaatagCGGTTTCTGGTGAATGACTGAATACCTTGTGTTATTTCGTAATATTCCAATGGGGTCGCTAAAGTTTCAGAATCTGAATTTGTAGTTGGTgagttatttttattaccCATAGATGGTGGTGAATCTGCTGATGTAGTAATTAATTTTGGAATAATGACCTTGGGGACCTCAATAGTATTCGATTTCTTTGTAAACTCTACCGGGACATAGTTTATTTGGtcaaatttttgtttcttgaATTGTTTTTGTAAGGATGGTAATGAGTACATGTTAATTGATGCTTTGGGTTTAGCAACATCAACTACTGGTGACATATTTACTTTTGCGCTTTTACCTAATGTTGTATTTGATCGATTATTATCCTTGGATTGtgaataatttaaacaattttctAAACGCTGATTTTCCAAATGCTCTAACAAATCAAATTGAtgcaatatttttaataaaacgttattttcagttttagtcttctttaaatcattttctgTATTATCATTGTATATCTTGTCAACCTGTTCGGCAATGAGATTTTGAAGCCAGTTTGGAATATATTTGCTATTTGCTTTGTCCAATAATACCTTTGGAATAtctaatttaaaatatttatcaagTGAAGTTGGAGAGTAATTCATAGTgtcttttttaattgaaccTAAAAACATAGAGGTTTTATCACTTGGTGATGAATGTTGGGGTATTTTAATAGTAAGGTTAAAGTTCATGTTCTTCAATCTATTTTTTATAGAACCCTTTGATTCTTGATGAAATTTAACCTTTGCATTTGTAAATAAGTGATTTTGTGATGTTTCCAATGTAGGGTCAGCTAGATTGCTCTTCAGTTCATCTGATGTCACTATATACATATCACTATGTTTTATTTCTGTACTCTTGTTATCTTGGATGTTATTTACAGTTTGAATCTCTGAGATACCATTGCCGTATTTGTTGTCCATTAGATCTGAGTTATTGTTGTCATTGTCCTCATGCATGTCCAAAgtaaattcatttaattttttcataaaCCAGTAGGTAGATATCAAACAGCTATTTACGTTGCTGATATCATCGTATATAAGAAAGATTTTTGAATCTCGTACTAATGTAATCAActcttttttcttattaacATCTGGTATTGTGGTTCTTAACAGTTTCctaaaattaaaacttGGTCTTTTTATTAAGGTGCTCGGAAGTGGTAGATGCacaatattaatatatttaccaaaatctttcaattcatcaacTTGGTTccatttattatttatagttaaatcaaacaataaaattttactATCCTCTGTGGAGTCGTTGTAGCTTTTCACATGCTCTCGTAACAAATGTATGGCCTTCTGCATCTTCCCATCCTGAGTATCTATTAAATTAGCTAAGTGATATAGGTCATCATTCAAATCGATTttctctttattatttgctGCAGGTAAGCTTGGTCGAAAAATGTAATTGTTATTAGGGCTATTTATTTCGTAAATATTGAGCTTTTTGACCGATGTATTATCTGGTGTGCTATCAATAGTCGgtaatttaaaagaatcaaTGTTTTGTGCTCCGCCTATATTTCTGCTCGATATGTCATTACTGAAAACATTCATATCGAAAAAATCTGTCTATATTTGTTGGTGTTATTACTGTGTTAAATGTGTGTTTAATTGAGTCagtatatattataaattacCCACTGTTCTATTAGTATCGCATCCACTTAGTATTAGTGCTTATGaagttatatttttttgtttatcCTTTTCACTTATCGATGCAGCGTGACAAAGGAGATAGTGATTATATTTCGAGCTTAACTAGAATAAATGTGTAAGTTCGtaatttaaattgaaataacaCAATACACGatgtaatattatatgataTACCTTGAATAATAAGTCAGATAATGGGATATATGTGCAGCTACCTAAGGATcgatatatattaaattaaaccTCTTTGGCTGTGTGACTGGCTGTGTTCCTTCggattaatattttcaaatgagCTTATTTAAATGTCACtgtttgaatttattgTGAAATGATTACTCTCTAATGAactttgtatttttttatttgtaatttcttttattggTTTCTATTTTTTCATTCCATATagtaagaaaaaaattcgTAATGtccaaaaaaatcaaaatttctCAGAAATCATAGTAGAAGTGTCGCTTTCAAATCAACAAATTCCActaataaatgaatttgcACTAGAAAGGAAGTAACGGAATACTAAGGTTCAATATAAATTAGAAAGCAATGACGATAGAGTTAacacatatacatatatatatatagagatatagatatagatatatatttatctatGTGTTTACGGCGGCTTAGTTTAAATGATTAACTAAGTTAATTTTAAGAAGCTTACTATACTAGAGAAAGAATAcattgtattattttccaTTTGATATTACTCTGataaaacatatataaCTTTAACAGAAACAGCCGTAAGTACTTCTGGATTTTCCAAATATGAAAACCATATACTGTCGAAATGAgcagatatatataatataagtTTTATTTATAGATATTAAATAACTAGGCGTCTACCTATTGGAAATCCGACAGCCGCTCTAGATTTTTGGCGAACTTTAATCCTTGCCCTTGTGAATTCGAAATAAAACTCTTAGTAATTCATCTATCGATATATGTCAATATCATCACTTTTGTACAAGGACACAATATATGATTTTTGGTGTTATGCGAATTATAAAACAACGCATATTGAAGAGCGATAAGTACATTGAGTAAATTCTACCTTCGAATTCaacaaattatataattaaatcaCACAAATGTTACgaaaaatacatatatatcgAACTCTTATAATTCATGTTGTTTGCGTTGGTTAAAAATATGGTTATAACCTTGGCAGCGCTTCGTGTACATTAGTGAGACTTCTCTAAATTAGGCAAAGTAACGTCTTTGTGAAGTCTCGAAGTTACTTGAGATTATTTATACGTTCTATACCATTTTCGAACACGCCCCATATTTTCTTGAATGagaattaattttttttaagaTTGGTCAATACTTTCACCATTTCTTATGtcaaaaatgaaatgttATAGCTTATACTTGATGCGGTGTTCacttctttctttttctttagtttgttttatgttttttattCTATATTTAGTCACAGTATCATTAACAAGTATTTAAacattcttttaatttccGAGAATTAAATAACTGAAAGTCGATTTATCCGCTCCGAAAGTGGTAATTCTGAAatgtatattattaactcatctttaatttaatCTTGGTTTAAAGATTGctgtaataatataaagtaacttatattattaataaagcATGATTCATTTTAAACTTTTTAAAGCAATTGAggtataataaatatatatatatatattgtcaACTTCAATAATGAGTTAAGTTAAATGaaagttatatataaatgttttatGTATTGTTTTAATCTGATAACTCGATATCAACTGCATCGTCTTCATCGTTATCATCCCCCAACATCTTTTGAACGTTTTCAATGTCTTTTTCAAGTTGATCCTTGTCTGCGTCTTCTAAACTTTCCCTTTGTAATCTGGatttctcttcttttatttctCTTTGAATGACAATGTAAGACCCTAGTGGAGTATTTTCCCAGGAAACTTCATTTAAGAAATTAGCAACTTCATTGACTTCACTGACACTGAAATCTGCAGTTGACCTTCGCTTCTCAATATATGTAACATTTGCTTTTATTTTGTCAAGTAAATTAGCTAATgctttattgaaaataaaatttgtcTTATTCGTCTTCAGATAACGACGTAGACCAATTGCTATTGGTGTCACAAATTCTGGGAAAGATATACttttagaatataaaacaaGATATTCACCTagaatatcaataaattctCCACCTAAACCGTTTTGGTAAGCTCTTGTACCCAAATATGCTTGGTTACATTTAATGTTAAATTCGAAATCAAAAGCCGgtaaattttctttcttctttggtTTCTTAGTAAATGCAGTTGTGTTTAGTACCTCTGTTAATAATGGATAAATTGGAATCATGGTACCGGTGTTCTGTGATAATCTAATCAAAGATCTgattaaataaaatcttAATGGCATATATTGAGGAGTAggatttaatttaataacacCAATGGTGACTTGAGTTAAAGGATAAATCAACTCCTTTAATGGGTTAGCTTGTTTAGAGCTACCCAAACTATGATTGCATGATAGTGATAAAACACGAGACCAGAAGTCCAAAGAATGGCAATATTGCCAATTGTAAATGGACTTATAAGCTTCGGCTGAATTGGATCTAGATGTTTTCTTAGTCATGGCAGTCATAGCATTTCTTAGATTAATAGCCAATTGTCTGATATATTCGAATGCAACTTGATAACTTAAATTAGGGTCTAAAGCAAATAATTCAGCAGCAGAATTCTTTTGAAAGTTAATTAATGGCATAGAACGCATATTGGTGGAACGACAgtatttaataaaagtaGAATAGGTAGTCTTTAACAATAAATCTAAAACagattttttgaattccTTAGCTGCGCTAAATAAGAATGCGAATGTAGCAATTTGCGTTTCAACATCTCTAGTAGTAGACCAAATGTCGACAATAGCTAAAAtgattttctttaataattttctgTAAGGTAAATAGTATGGTAAAAACTTATCAACAGAAAACAAGACTAATGCAGCATTAGATGTATTGGTAACATCATTTAACAGAATCAATAAAGAGGTAGCATGAGATTTTAATAGAATAGATAATCTTTTAACATCATTACTTGGTTCTAGAATTcttgtttcattttttattgtgtATGGGGCCATCTTTTGTACAAAAATTGGTAACTCttttaaagttaaaaacATCAATTCTTCGAAGGCCTTTTCATCAGTAACGGTATATTTGAATTCCTCGACTTTTTCGTCATCATTTAAATGGACAGCAACCTTGAAAGCAATGATTACTTCCTTGATTATCTTCAATGTAGGTTTTTCTGTTAAAGATTCTCTCCATTCATTGACTAATTTTACAGTTAAATCTACCTTAGAGGATATTTCTTCTGTGTTCACTTCTTCTACTTCTTCTTCCGATTCCTTGGTATTATCAGCTTGTTTATCTTGATCATCAGATTCGGAATCACTAATTGCATCTAGCGGGTTTACGCTTTCAAACTTTAATAGATCGCCATCATtttcctttaaatatttgaaaaaatcaGGATCATCCTTGGATAAAGCTTCCATTGTATCTTTCATAGTTTGTGCATCATCCTCGTCATCAGAAGAAGATTCCTCATCACTAACAGCTTTTGATTTCTTAGATTTCTTAGATTTTTGGGACTTTTTGGATTGCTTCTCAACTTTCTCAGGCATAGCTCCAACGACTTCAGAAATTTCAACTTCAGTTAACTTACTTGTTTCTTTGTcttcttgaaatttttgaacCTTCTCAGGCTTTGGCTTTGATTTGTTGGATCTTGCACTTTTCTTTGAAGTTGACTTCTTATTAGACTTAGAGAAACTAACCATCTTGTACTGTGTTCACCAAGATCCTCGTTTCTTATATCTGAGCTCTTCTTATGGATATCTTTAATGGATTGAACATTATTTTACGTATAAATGTTactatattcaaatttatatgtatatataaataaatatccATCCATCGATGTAGAACTTAAATTTTAACCTAGATGTCCATAGGTAGAATAATTTCCACAATACAACCGCgtctcatctcatctcatcgcatATTTgagtaaaaatattgatattgaaaaattttcaaagcGCTATAAAATATGTACCTTCGTATTACACGATGCGTTAATACTATAGAAATTTATAAGGTAACTAACTCTTCAATCCATCATCGCCCATATTAATGTCATCAATTTAATTACTGACATGATTGGATGTGCAAAGTGATTTAAGTGATTAGCTATTtagaataatttaattaataatagtgaTATGTGTATTCTATCTACCTAACTAGTTTGCAGATacttaaaaatatactaatgTACAActgttttatattaaacaaaaagaaatattaacaatataataataatttttttgatggaaatttgtatttttggAAATCTTTCTTTCAGAAATAGTGGTTTCTTAATCTTCCAAACCTTGATTTTATGATTTCAtgcaaaatttaaaagagtAAAAGAAGTAAAATagattataaaaaaagccatcttttatcttcatggtttaatcattaatattataatgaaaaaggGAATAACAAAGAACATGAAAATATCGATAACATTGATAGCAAAATAGTAAATAGAATACTATTGAACGATCTACCACCAGGAGCTCTTGTTAGCGGAGGAACCGGAGGTACCGGAATTGCCCCAGCCGCCGTTGGAAGAAGATCTACTTTCTCCCCAACCGCCACTTGCAGGCTTAGAAGCGCCCCAGCCACCtctgctgctgctgcttcTGGAATTGTTACCCCAACCGCCGGTGTTGGAACCAGATTTACGGAAATCTCTACTACTGTTGTTACGGCTAGAGTAACCACTGGATTTACCTGATCTACCAGATTCTCTTAAAACATCAGTAACGAAATCAGGGACTTCTTGGTTAGCTTCGATTAATAAATCGTTCAAACCCTTAACAACGTTTCTGTTACCTCTGTTGAAGAAAGAAGTAGCAACACCGGTGTTACCAGCTCTACCAGTTCTACCAATTCTATGGACGTAGTCATCGATATCAGTTGGCAAGTCGTAGTTGATAACGTGAGTAACGTTTGGAATATCTAAACCTCTAGCGGCGACAGCGGTGGCGACTAAGACATTGGCTCTACCACCCTTGAAAGCTGCTAGAGCACGTTCTCTTTCAATTTGAGTACGGTCACCGTGAATAGCAGTGGCCATGAAATCTTGCATGATCAAGAAATCGGTCAACTCATCGGCCATTCTCTTAGTTTCgacaaaaattaaagtcAAACCATCGTTTTCAGCAGCCAATAAATCTAATAAAGCAGATTTCTTGTCCATATCTTCGACGTATAAGATTCTTTGTGTAATGTTTTCAGAAGTAGAACCGACTCTACCGACAGACAAGAAAATGTAGTCGTTTAAGAAATCTCTTGCTAAATGTTGAATGTCATCTGGGAAGGTGGCCGAGAACATTAAAGTCTGTCTGTTGTTAGCGTCTGGCATATCACAACCATCGACAATGTGTCTGATTTGTGGTTCGAAACCCATATCCAACATTCTATCAGCTTCATCTAAAACCAAGTACTTGACGTTAGCCAAGGAGACTCTTCCTCtttctaataaatcattcAAACGACCTGGGGTGGCAACCAACAAATCACAACCACGTTCTAATTCTCTGATCTGAGTACCGACGTCGGAACCACCGTAGATAACTACTGGTCTGACCCATGAACGGTAAGTGAACTTCTTGGCTTCATCGTAAATTTGGGTAGCTAATTCTCTTGTTGGGGCTAAGACTAGAGCAGTTGGGTTACCCTTTCTTAGGAAGGATCTCTTCAAGTCTTCTGGAACTGGAGCTGGACCATTCTTGAAGGATTGCGACAAGACAGGGAATAAGAAACCACCAGTCTTACCTGAACCAGTTTGAGCACAAGCCATTAAATCTCTGCCTTGAGCGACGATTGGAACAGAGTACTTTTGAACCGGAGTTGGCTTGGTGAAACGGGCCAAATGGATGTTTTCCAATAATAAAGAGTCCAAAGGTGGAGAAGTGAATTCTGTGATGGCCTCTGGCACATCAGTACCCGAAGCCTCGACTGGAATATCATCGTAACTATCGAAGTTGATACCGGAAGATTGGAACGATGGATCTTCGGCGACACCGAATAACTgaatttctaaattttcattcttAGTACCTGGAACGTGTTCGCCGTTGACCCATCTACCTCTACCAGGATGGCCACCGTTGAATCTGGAATCGTTGGATCTGCCACCGCCGTTACCGTAGAAGCCACCTCTGGAGCCTCTGTTGTTGCCGACGCCACCATTACCTCTTGAGAAGCCTCCATTGTTGCTGAATCTGCTGCTTTGGCCAGCGTTGCTGCGGTCGTTAAAAGAACGAGATTGCCCTCCTCTCTTATTTCTTAAATGTGGTGGAACATAAGAAGATGCATTCTGATTGCTATCATTTTCACCTTcgttaatatttaaattctgAACTTGTTTTTCCAAATCAGACATAATATGTGTATAAGTATACAGTCCTTGGGTACTTTGGAGTATTTAAAAGAGCAAGAAAAGATATGATGTAAATATGAAGAAGTaggtatatatatacgtaTACTTATATTGTATGTCTAGATGTGTATGTatctaatgaaaaatattgaattcGAATGAAGTTAAATTAAAGACGATGAATTAACGGTGTTAGATTATAATAGAGATAGAGATAGAGAGTTGAGATAGTGAGACAGAGTAAGACAGAAGTAACAATTTTCACTTCCATTAACTTACTACATAAAGAAGTTAACCAGACAGTCAGTGAGTGttgttgaaaaaaattattcacAATTTCACATACACAGCACAGCACagcattattattaatgatgaGGAATAGTGGATGGCAGagttttcaaaagaaaaattgtCAGGGAACGCGAGAGAGAGCAGAagaacaaaagaaaaaaaccaaaatgaaaaatttgaaatgaaaaatttgaaaagtaTCATGAGCAACGAGGTATATAATGTGTAGATTCACAGACGCACCGACGCACCGACGCACGTCCACCGTTACAAGAAAGGGATTGCTTTGCTGTATCCGTTTGTGTATTGTATGTTGGTCTGTTTACTTGGGCTTGCTGGTTGACCGCCTTCAGTCGTTTCAGACGGCCGGACCGCGTTATCTTGTTGCATAGTATTGGTTTAACGGTGGTGGATAGCACATTTACCATTCGGGAAGTGGTTCAAATTCGGTCGAGCGCTCGTAACAAATGCGGGAAGGGTGCAGCTATGTGGCGGGGTAACGGTATTGAGAGAGAATACGTCTTGTGGTTTTTTCAGTGTGTCGGGAGCGGGTAAAAGAAACAAGTTTGGTCTGGCAGGAGGGTAATGATCGGGTCACGTGGGTTCCCGTTATTTGTGATATTTTTTAGAGTCGACAGTTTAGATAATTTCCTTTTTTCGTTGTAGTGTTAGTAGAGGTAGAGTGTGTGGTGATAATAAGAATTAGATAATTCGCAATAGCTTTTAAACAGGCGATTAACACTGACAAACTAATAGGTGAAATGTAATTGATGTACCGATTGCATTTGTATCGTTACAATTCACCTTCTATTTGAATTCCTATATTGGCAGAGAAAACACGGAGACTTACTCGGGCACgtctatatatatggtCACAAGATGTCTCACCTGTCGAATCTGCTAAGGAACTCAAGGCTGGCTCATTTGCCAAAGACAAATAAACCATTGGTCTCTACAagtgataaatatttttatccaACGCATCAGATTATTGAAACTAAACCAGCGTTGCTGCATAGAAATGAATGGGGTTTGAAATCAACTATTCCAGGAAGAAAATCTTCGTCAGATTATGATTCTTCaagaaacaaaatcaaACGCACAAAGTATCTAGTGTTCAATGAATTGGATACATTGGAGAGAATAACCACTTTCGAAAAGCTAGGTAACTCTCAATACAACAGATTGAGATTCAAGGAAATGAATCTTCATCCGACTTATAATCCAGGTGTGGTTAATCCTTTATTTTCAGGTGATTCGAGTTCAAAGGACCAATCTGCTCCATTATCATCCgttttaaatttacaaCCAGGAGCAAACAATACTGCGAAGATCAATAAACTGAAGGCAAAAAGAtcttatttaaaagaatggATATTAGAGAATGATCCACAatctttgaaatataaaaaatttaatctAAAAGACATGTCTGGAAAAATGNNACTGTACAATTTCTTGGAAATTGACGAGcaaatgaacaaaaataataaaaatcgCCAAAATTNNATTAActtaaataaacaaaatatgaGAAAGGTGATCGGCACAGGTGGATTGACTTATAACTTAAAAggaaaattgaaaaattctcCAAATGGCATAGTTCAAAAGACAATTGTTCCAGGTAGATTTATTAACGTAGACGGATTCGATAGACTTGCTGCAATTGGTGGGTTCATCTCCAATGCAAGCTCATCCTCGCCGATGAGTTCTCAGGTAGTTCACAATATGGGTGACTTTATTAGACAACAAAAATTTCCATTCGAACTTCAACATGCAGCTGTTCAAGGTAATGGTAAAATAGTCATCAAGTCGAAAGTGGTAAATGATTACTTGAATCAGATGAATAAAGACAGAATCAACGTGGCAACTCGTAGATATGAACAGAATCCAAAGAAATTCAATAGAAAAGGAAACACGGGTTCGAGTTCAAGTGCTGACACAGTCAAACAAGctgaagaattattaaaaattctaaCAAAGTTTGAATAAGCAAAAATATTCTAAGTCGTCAAGACTCCCATCAATAATTGGTTACTTTAATTAATCGAAAACGctaacatatataaatgtagCCAAGGCTCACTAAATATTCATGTATATAACAAAAGAATACATTCGTTACTTCAATAGAAATCTGTCTTATTCATAGATCTAGATACTGTTCCTTTTATGAGTGTCTTTGGTTTTTAACTTCTACTACTTCTCCGCCCATGTGTTTTTCAGAGATTagaataatcaaaaaaaatagatgAGCTTAAAAAGACCCATCTcgttaaatatttgatacATTGCTAGATAGTTAGATAACTATATACTCCAATTGTTATAGCTTAATAGAGCCGGGTTGTTCAGAAGCGTAGACTATGAATTTTGCAAGAAATAGTAGTAATGGGAAACAGCTATTGTATATCTTTAAAAGAGGTTTAGCTGCTCGCCCAGCATTTAAACCATctaatgttaaaaatgaaacgAAGGCAACGTTcgataataatattttaatcaAAGAGAGAaacagaaagaaaagatgGGAAATTGAGAATGTATCGAAGGATGATTTTTTCAAGAAATATGCACATATTCATGCAAGACAGAAAAGGGAATCACCCAGACATTCAAAAGCCAAATATGAAACGACTTCTCCACCAAACAGAAACTCttacaaaaaaaagttaCGAAGTGACCTATTTGTGAATCCGCTTGtggaatatatatatggtaGAAATACTATTGTTGCAGCTTTGAATAATCCAAAGAGAGAATATTTTACTTCGCTCTATTATTATGGCTCTGCCTTTGAAGAATTACCTACAGACATTAGGGATAAGTGTGAAGAATTAAATGTCAAACGGATAGCTGTTGATAAACATAGATTAAATATTCTCACAAATAATGGGGTACATAACAATTTAGTACTAGAAACAAAGCGATTACAACCACCTGAAGTGACATACTTGGGGGAATGTGATGAAGAACGTTCTGAAGCCCAATTAGTTTGTAACGAAGAACCTGTGTTCACTAACGACGATGAAGAAACTACAAGGTCTTTCGACGTTCAGACAATGAAGTACTTGAAAGATGAGAAGAGAAACAAGAAATTTCCATTGGGGTTATACTTGGATGAAATTAGTGATCCACATAACATTGGATCGATTATTAGAAGTGCGTATTTTCTTGGTGttgattttatattaatgtCAAGAAAGAACTGCAGTGCATTGACCCCGGCTGTCAATAAGACCAGTAGTGGTGCCATTGAACTAATGCCAATATATTACGTTGACAAGCCAATGAACTTCTTTGAAGAGAGCCGTAAAAACGGATGGTCATTTGTGTCGAGTTATTTAACAGACATGAAAGGCAGCACTAAGAAACACATTcaaaaagaacaaattcTAGAACTAGAAGATCTTGGAGGAATATGTAATGAGATGCCAGTTATATTAGTCGTTGGCAGTGAAAGCAAAGGTATCAGAACGAATCTAATCATGAGAAGTGATTTCTTTGTACAAATCCCATTTGGGAGGTCCACTGACGACTCAAATCAAACAATCGACTCGTTGAACGTCGGTGTTGCAGCTGCactattaattaataacataATAAGATGAAGAGATAAAAATGCAATTGTGGTCGAACCTACCTTGATGACCgtataaataattatatcaaCACAATTTAGTACTTGTAAATAGCAACACAGCCCATACACTcgtatatatttatgtagttcattaaatgaataaCCCCTGACGTTTGTAAAATATACATTCTTGCAGACCATCGATATATTGTGACATATGTCTACTGTGTCGTGCTGTTGACATATCTCGTTCAAGAtgatcttctttttctctATTTGTCGTTATTTCCTAAAACGGTCATATTTTTCAGATTTTCAATTCCTCGAAGAAAATGCAACGATATTACCATTAATTCGGCTGCACAACATTTTCTCGAAGATACAAACTCACttaaaccaaaaaaatacGAAATCATAAATTTTTCAGGATGAATTTACCTAGAAACACAGGTAGAACACTTACTTTTTTCGAAAACATAAATTTCGtaaaaattgtaaaacCATAATGAATTTGTTCGTTGTTCTTCCCTTATAGTGTGTTGTGATAGTGGCTTGCTAGTTAAAATTTGTATAATCAATGATACTATTACTACTGACATAAGAAGCTTCATCCATAATTgaataacaaatatattgatagTTTTTCACTCACCATAATTGTAAGCTACAGTGGAGATAGATCGTTTCTTAATGGAACTTGTTGTTTGTTGTGCGGCagttatattatatttgcTCTGAAATCTCAGTGTGTATCAATCGATTTTAACGTTTCATTGATTCTTTTACctctttcaattgattcCAGTAAGGTGTTTCTTCCATGGTTTTCTGTTTTATCTGTTTTGGTAACACGCATTCACATACAATCTTTCTCTCTCTCTTATTGTATATTTGTTCAATTCtgtttaatattgtttcaTTCAACAGtatcttttgaattttgtttattttattgtatCTTAGATACATATAGTTATTTAAACGtatatttgattaattgttaattcattgattttGTACTTTCAAAgtgttattaaaaaatatatacatagGAAGACATAGATAACCACAACTACTGTCtgaaaacaacaaaaaaactATTGAGATCTTTCAATCATGTCAGCTGAGTCAACTCACAACAAgaacaataataacaaaattaagCGTCCTGATGTTGCTGTCAGAGATAGAAAGTTAGACACTCTAAAtgttcaattgaaaaagattGATAACGAAATTGCTATCTTGAAAAAACAAATCGATCAAACTCAAGTTAATGATGTTCAACAAGATGAAAGAAATAAGTTAAACACCAAAACTAAAGAAATCATCAAGACTCAAGCTGAATTGAAAACTAAGAGAAATGctatttttgaaaacatCAAATTGTTGGATTCTCAAATCAAGAGAAAGACTGctgaaattgatgaaaaattaggTTCTTCTTCAGCTGCTAAGAAAAACAAGAGTAGATACAACTCTGCTGCTGACATCAAATTGAGATTAGTCGAAATTGATGAGGCTATTTCTAGTGGTGAGTTATCCTtagttgaagaaaaattattagtcAAGGAGTCTCAACAATTGAACAAGT
The sequence above is drawn from the Tetrapisispora phaffii CBS 4417 chromosome 2, complete genome genome and encodes:
- the PTP2 gene encoding tyrosine protein phosphatase PTP2 (similar to Saccharomyces cerevisiae PTP2 (YOR208W); ancestral locus Anc_8.623), which translates into the protein MNVFSNDISSRNIGGAQNIDSFKLPTIDSTPDNTSVKKLNIYEINSPNNNYIFRPSLPAANNKEKIDLNDDLYHLANLIDTQDGKMQKAIHLLREHVKSYNDSTEDSKILLFDLTINNKWNQVDELKDFGKYINIVHLPLPSTLIKRPSFNFRKLLRTTIPDVNKKKELITLVRDSKIFLIYDDISNVNSCLISTYWFMKKLNEFTLDMHEDNDNNNSDLMDNKYGNGISEIQTVNNIQDNKSTEIKHSDMYIVTSDELKSNLADPTLETSQNHLFTNAKVKFHQESKGSIKNRLKNMNFNLTIKIPQHSSPSDKTSMFLGSIKKDTMNYSPTSLDKYFKLDIPKVLLDKANSKYIPNWLQNLIAEQVDKIYNDNTENDLKKTKTENNVLLKILHQFDLLEHLENQRLENCLNYSQSKDNNRSNTTLGKSAKVNMSPVVDVAKPKASINMYSLPSLQKQFKKQKFDQINYVPVEFTKKSNTIEVPKVIIPKLITTSADSPPSMGNKNNSPTTNSDSETLATPLEYYEITQGIQSFTRNRYSNILPYEHTRVKLQPSPISGIRPVVLGNNSSANNSSNNLTVHGQAFTSKTESKENEDSSYFDMSESASTSEEKSKLLKAEEFNDYFNANYLRLSQINPDFEYIATQAPLPSTVDDFWKVIITNKIHVIVSLLSNDELNLRKWHIYWNADLMRKHEVVCTETYENVCDIDGCILRIFKVKRQCIGASANSLNHGELETEQTVYQIQYTKWLDSCSVEMNIVLKLHHLKNALVDNPMAVLNDIKIGNTKCYNDNSCSCVHKTTMKNYLNVKTPILVHCSAGCGRTGVFITLDFLINILNKRSNRNNKINVWDMSEDLIFIVVNELRKQRISMVQNFTQYVTCYESILEYFSLLIENNHADEEKRKINDS
- the TPHA0B02840 gene encoding nucleolar complex 2 family protein (similar to Saccharomyces cerevisiae NOC2 (YOR206W); ancestral locus Anc_8.617) translates to MVSFSKSNKKSTSKKSARSNKSKPKPEKVQKFQEDKETSKLTEVEISEVVGAMPEKVEKQSKKSQKSKKSKKSKAVSDEESSSDDEDDAQTMKDTMEALSKDDPDFFKYLKENDGDLLKFESVNPLDAISDSESDDQDKQADNTKESEEEVEEVNTEEISSKVDLTVKLVNEWRESLTEKPTLKIIKEVIIAFKVAVHLNDDEKVEEFKYTVTDEKAFEELMFLTLKELPIFVQKMAPYTIKNETRILEPSNDVKRLSILLKSHATSLLILLNDVTNTSNAALVLFSVDKFLPYYLPYRKLLKKIILAIVDIWSTTRDVETQIATFAFLFSAAKEFKKSVLDLLLKTTYSTFIKYCRSTNMRSMPLINFQKNSAAELFALDPNLSYQVAFEYIRQLAINLRNAMTAMTKKTSRSNSAEAYKSIYNWQYCHSLDFWSRVLSLSCNHSLGSSKQANPLKELIYPLTQVTIGVIKLNPTPQYMPLRFYLIRSLIRLSQNTGTMIPIYPLLTEVLNTTAFTKKPKKKENLPAFDFEFNIKCNQAYLGTRAYQNGLGGEFIDILGEYLVLYSKSISFPEFVTPIAIGLRRYLKTNKTNFIFNKALANLLDKIKANVTYIEKRRSTADFSVSEVNEVANFLNEVSWENTPLGSYIVIQREIKEEKSRLQRESLEDADKDQLEKDIENVQKMLGDDNDEDDAVDIELSD